The Nostoc sp. PCC 7524 nucleotide sequence AACTAGAGATTGATGATAAGACTTATACTTTCTCTCTTACACCTGGATTTTGGAGAAAATGTCCAGAGTTTCGTGATAGCAGAGAACAAGTTATTCGGCATTGGTTACTGCAATACAAAACATTGCAATGGAATAAAGGTGAACCACCCAAAGTAGAACTTGTTTCTCTCGGTTATGGAAAATTTCACTTACTTTCTTAGGGCAGTGAATTAGATTATGATGAAATTAAGTAAATACTCTCACTAACTCATGGACTACCAAAATATCATCACAATTGAACCTGAAAAACGTAGTGGTAAACCTTGCATTCGAGGAATGAGAATTACGGTGTATGACATTTTGGAATATTTAGCTAGTGGGATGACGGAGACAGAAATTTTAGAAGACTTTTCGGAACTTACATCTGAAGATATCAAAGCTTGTTTGGCTTTTGCGGCTGACCGCGAGAGAAAATTATTTGTAACATCCCTGTGAAACTACTTTTAGACGAAAATCTTTCTGACAGAATTATTCCTCAGATTGTGGATATTTATCCGAATTCAACACACGTAAAATTACTCGCACTTACCCAAAGTGATGATTTATTGATTTGGGAATATGCCAAAGCTCATGATTTTGTGATTGTTTCCAAGGATTCTGATTTTCATCAGCGTAGTCTTGTCTACGGTCATCCGCCAAAATTTATCTATCTCCGTGTCGGTAACTGCTCCACTGCCAAAATTGTGCAAATATTACGGGAAAATTACACCACAATTAGCATTTTTGGCAATGCAGAGCAAGAAAGTATTCTAGTATTAACATGATGTGTTATTGGCAACTGAATTAATCAATATCGCTCAACCGAGAAAATATAAATGTAAATCTAGTTTGGTAATGATATGAAATATACTGGTGAAGACCAACGGCAGCATTTACTGAGCAATAGCCGCAACCAGTATGAATGAGCATATACATCGATTGATTGAGAGTATTCATCAAGAGTTACTACCTGAGTTGCAAGTTGAGAGTGTCAATCCCTATGATCCAGTCGAAGTGCGCTATCTTCCCCATCCTTGGCAGCTAATTGGTAGAGGTAACTATGCGGCAGTAGTTTGTCATACAGAATACCAAGATGTGGTAGTGAAGATTTATGCACCTGGAAGACCAGGATTTACAGAAGAAGTAGAAGTATATCGTCGTCTTGGCTCTCACCCAGCATTTTCGGAATGTCTCTATGCAAAAGACGGTTGTTTAGTCCTCAAGCGGTTATATGGAGTGACTTTATACGACTCCATCCAACGGGGTTTGCGTATCCCTAAACAAGTAATACAAGATATAGATCAGGCTCTAGATTATGCGCGTCAGCGTGGGCTTTACCCCCATGATGTTCACGGGCGTAATGTCATGATGTATGAAGGTAGAGGTTTAGTAGTAGATATTTCCGACTTTCTTGATGAGGAGAAATGCTCTAAATGGAATAACCTCAAAAGAGCTTATTATTGGCTATACCGTCCCATCCTTTCACCACTCCGGCTAAGGATTCCTTACTTTATACTTAATTTTATTCGTAAATCTTATCGCTGCTTGACTTTATTGAAAAAGAGAACACAGAAATCTGTTAGTCCCAATTCCTCTGCTTCCCTAAGCACCCGCAGTTAGGAACTTTGTTACACTCAGAGCAAACAGTTTGTAGTGACAAAAATTATGATTGTCGCCAAACCCTTATGCCTAAAGCTGGATGAGTTTCTCCAACTACCACAAACAAAGCCGGCTAGTGAGTATATTGATGGTGACATTAGTTATCAAGTTGGTTAATCAAGTGACGGCTAAATGTTAATTTGGGAAACTGGAACCCAAAACTCAGGAAATATTAACAAATGCCATATTTGAGTGATGCGCGTGAGATTAGTGCCATAGTTGCCGAATATACTCAAGCTACTACTCTGTGGATAGATACCGAAGTAGCAGAATATAAAAGTCGTAATCCTAGATTATCACTGATTCAGGTCTTAGATGATCCTCACGATATGAGTGGCGATCGCGTTTACCTTTTAGATGTCCTGAATCAGCCTGAAGTCATAGCTGAATTTATTGAGCAGATTATGGTCAATCCAGCTATTGAAAAGGTGTTTCACAATGCTAACTTTGATCTGAAATTTCTTGGTAATAAACAAGCTAAAAATATCACTTGCACCTGGGAATTAGCTAAAAAAATTCCTTACTATCTTTTACCATTACCAAACTACCAATTACAAACTTTAGCTACAGAATTATGTAATTTTAATTATATTGATAAACAAGAACAAAGTAGCGATTGGGGACGCAGACCACTGAGTGAAGAACAAATTGAATATGCTTATTTAGACTGTATTTATCTTGCTCAAATACATCAAGGTTTGTTAGAATTACAATTAGTAAGTAACCCAGACCCGGAATCAGAAGATTTAACAGTTCTGGGCGCACAGTTCACTCAAATTGAAGAACAGTGGAAGCTGTTAAATTCTGAGTATGAGCATCTACAAGAGCGTTTAAGAAGAGCGATGCAAGCTCAAAATGTCTCAGAAACGGCGTTTTATAAACTGAGTAGTTACGAACGCAAAGTTGTCAAAGTGCAGTTTGTAGAACTGGCAAGACTGGTAGAAAACCAAGGGATTAATTTAGATTTTCCGGTTACACTCACTCAGAAGCTGCAAAAAGATTTAGGGGAGAATCTCGAACAGTTGTCTGTAGATATCGAACAAAGTACATCTTGGCGGCTGTCTCCTCAAAAACCGGGAAGTGATGCACAGGAGGCATAAATCTCTTAACTTAGCTAGTCAAAAAACTATATATTTTTGATGAAAAAGTTAAGTTATTAATTGGATAAAATCTTAAAAGTATAATAAATAACAATATAATTTATTTCATAAAATTCCCGGTTGATACAACAGACTACTGTTAATTAAACCTAGAGGATAGGAGGTAGACGCGTCAATTGACTGGGCAAATCGATCAATAGTTAGCATCCATTGGAAGTTAGTGAATTCACTAACTTGGTACTAATTAAATCCAGTTGTCATGACGATTGTGAGCAACTTATGAAACTGCGGTTATTGGAGCAAGGGCGGGTGAAGTTCAACAAAATATTGACTATAGGTGTGTTTACCGCACTAAGCGCAATTACCATTGTTTCTTGTAGTAACACTAAAGACGTTTTAGTGACGGAAATTGGAGTCAATCCTCCTAGCCGTCGGGCAAGTAAAAACTCTCAAGCTGGTTCAGCTTATATTCAAGGACAAAAACAGCACGCTCAAGGTAATTTGCAAGCAGCGATCGCCTCCTATAATCAAGCTCTCAGTCAAGATCCGGAATATGCTGCTGCTTACAAAGCCAGAGGATTAACTTACTTTGATTTAGGAGACAAACAAAAAGCGATCGCAGATTACAACGAAGCCATTCGCCTTGCTGCCAACGATGCGGAAGCCTTCAATCTTCGGGGCAACGCCCGCGCATCTCTGGGTGATCAAAGAGGCGCGATTACAGACTACAACGAAGCGATTCGCCTGTCTCCCAATTATGCCGAAGCCTACAATAATCGGGGCAATGCCCTTTCTGTACAGGGAGACAAAAGCGGCTCTATCGAAGATTTTAACCAAGCTATTCGCCTCAATCCCAGATATGCGATCGCCTACAACAACCGAGGTAACGCCCGTGCTGCTCAAGGTGACTTACAAGGGGCAATCAGCGATTATAACCAAGCCATTCGCCTCAATCGTAATTTTGGCCCCGCTTACAACAACCGGGGAAACGCCCGTGCAGCCCAAGGTGACAGACAAGCAGCCTTACAAGACTTGCAAAAAGCGGCAGATATTTTTCAGAAACAAAACAATAATGATTTATACCAACAGGTGATGAACAACATCCAAGAATTGGGACAGTAGTAATCTATATTTAACGTGCGCCTCCGTTGGAGATTCACGTTATAAATCGGTACCGTTCAGTTAAGGCTAAAAATTAAAGCTGGGGTAGCAAAAATCATCGCCGACAATTATTTGACTAAATTTGATTCTACAAATAGGGACACAGATAGGCTGTGTCCTTATATATACGTATTATTATTTAGTGCAGAAGTATTTCAGATTCATCTTCAATTGTCGGAGAACGTAAATCTTCTACCATCGCCTGAATCTCGGCTGGCGGTGGAGGGGTGAGACGAGAAACTACTAGCGTCACCACCAAGTTAATCAGCATACCCAAAGTACCAATCCCTTCGGGAGATACGCCAAAAAACCAAGGCTGTACACCTCCGAACTTCACACCGATGATGTAGACAATGGTAAAAATTAATCCTGTCAACATCCCCGCGATCGCACCTTGGGAATTGGTACGCTTATCGAAAATCCCCAAAACTATCACTGGGAAGAAGCTAGCAGCTGCTAAACCAAAGGCAAAAGCTACCACTTCACTCACAAACCCCGGCGGATTTACACCAAAGTAACCAGCCAACACCAAGGATAAACCCACCATCACACGCCCGACAAACACCCGTTTGTGTTCTGAGGCGCTGGAATCAATAATGCGGTAATAAATATCATGAGCAACGGAACTAGATATAACTAGCAACAAACCTGATGCTGTAGATAAAGCCGCCGCTAACCCACCAGCTGCTACCAAAGCAATCACCCACGGGGCGAGTTTGGCTACCTCTGGGGTAGATAGCACAATGATATCTCGGTCAATTTTAATTTCGTTGGTGTCTTTATTAGGGGTTAACTGAAAACGCCCATCTTGATTTTTATCCTCGAATGTCAGCAGTCCCGTTTTTTCCCACTTGTTCGCCCAGTCTAACTGCTGTACTTCTGTGACTGTGTGATTATGCAGAGAATCAATCAAGTTATAACGGGCAAACATGGAAAGTGCCGGTGCTGTAGTGTACAGAATGGCAATGAATAACAATGCCCAACCAGCAGAAAACCTAGCAGCCCGTACACTGGGAACTGTGTAAAACCTAACGATAATATGAGGTAAGCCAGCCGTACCCACCATCAAGGCAATTGTGGTGAACAGTACATCTAGCATGGACTTGTTCACAAAAGGCTGAGTATATTCTTGAAACCCTAAATCAACCTGAATTTGATTGAGTTTGGTAGCAACATCACTAAAGGTAAACGCTAACTGGGGGATGGGATTACCAGTGAGTATCCAGGCGATCGCCACAGCCGGAATCAAGTAAGCTAAAATCAACACACCGTACTGGGCTACTTGTGTCCAGGTGATGCCTTTCATCCCACCTAAGACAGCAAAAAAGCCGACAATCACCATCCCGATGATCACACCAGTGTTGATGTCTACCTGTAAGAAACGGCTAAAGACAATACCCACACCGCGCATTTGCCCAGCAACGTAGGTAAGAGAGACGAAAATGGCTGCTACTACTGCCACTAAACGAGCGATATTTGAATAGTAGCGATCGCCTACAAAATCTGGCACTGTATACTTACCAAATTTCCGCAGATAGGGAGCGAGTAATAAAGCTAGCAGCACATAACCGCCAGTCCATCCCATCAAATAGATAGAACCGTCGTAACCCAAAAAAGAAATCAGCCCCGCCATAGAAATAAACGAAGCCGCAGACATCCAATCGGCGGCGGTGGCTGCACCATTAGCAATAGAAGGGATATCTTGTCCTGCTACATAAAAGTCTTTGCTACTTTTAACTCGTGATTGCCAACCGATGTAAATATAAGCAACAAAAGACAGTCCAACTATTAAAATCGTCCAAGTTTCAACTGACACTGTTTTTCCTTACTTCTTGATATTATATTTGCGGTCTAATTTGTCCATTTGAAAGGCATAAACGAAAATCAATCCTACAAATACGAGGATTGATCCTTGTTGTGCCATCCAAAAGCCGAACGGTACGCCAAAAAAGCGAAATCCATTCAATGGTTGAACTAACAAAATACTAAAAACTAGGGAAACCAGTACCCAAATAATTAAAAGATTGCGAATTAAAGCCGTATTAGCACGCCAATAAGATTGACGTTGATGTTCATTCATGGTTGTCTAGCGTAAGTGCATCAAGAATCTTACCAATAAGCCGTGATTACGCTAGATGATCTGGTATATTTCTTTATTTATTTATTAAATTTTATTAAAATTACCCATTGTAAAAAAATCTTTTATAGCAAGCTTAGAAGTTGTTTGCAAAGTCCCTGATTATGTATCAAATATTTTTAAAACCCCCTAAATTCCCCTTAAAAAGGGGGAATTTGATTCTATTTCCCCCCTTTTTAAGGGGGCTAGGGGGGAGCAACAAGTGTTTAAAAACACAGCCAACTACTTTTCAAACATCCTCTTAAATAATTAGTAAGTAAAACAAGGTAAATAATTAAAGGTTTGTAGTAAGAACTTTAGTTCTTAGAAAAGGACTAAAGTCCTGACTACGAACTGAATCCTGGTATTTTTACATTGCTTAACATAGTTGATTTTTGCCAGTCGTTCTACTTATAAGAATCCCATTTAATTTTTGAAATACAAACAGAAACCCCAGATATAGTGGGCAAAGCCCACCCTACCTTACTTAGCACTCACACCCACCTGTTGAGAATAATATGTAGGCTGGGCATAGATGCTGATAATGCTATCGTTTACTACAAAAAAATCACCTTCTTGCTCATATTTAGAAAACTGTAAATCAGGATATCTCCTAGCAAGTTCTTTGGCAGTTATGGCTGGTACTGATATTTCTTGAGGTAGCGTACCAGTAGCACCGATGTAAAAAACTAAAGGAGAAATTTTTTCTTGATAAATTTTATTAGCATATTGTTCTAGTTTGGTTTTTGCATCGGTTAAAGCTGCTACCGTTACATCTTTACTCACACTATAACCAGAGAATTTATCTTGTAATAACTGTGCCAAACTATTAGCACCTATTTTAGATAAAGTTGCTGAGACTATGCCGTAATTTTCAAGTCCTAAAAAATCATCAAAAATCACCTTCATGAATTCATCAACTTTTGTGATTTTGATGCGAGATGACAGTAGCTTATGTCTAAAAGCGAGATTTTCATGAAAAGCCATTGTCAAATTAGGCTTAGTTAAAATTTCACCAGTTTCTTTGTCATACACTCGATACATTTTATCCAGAAACTTGTTTGCAGAATAAAACTTGCTGAGATTCAAAATATCTTTACTGCCGATATCAATTTTGTAAATCCTCTGTAAGTCAATATTGCCATCAGTTAATGCTTGTTGACGATTTATGTATTCGTTAGTTGTGGGGAAATTAATGTAAAGATTACTAGAAAGACAGTGATTTTTTAGTTCATCTAACTGTGGTTCTATAAAGATATCGGATTCTCCCTTGAGATGAGCCGTAATCATACTCAAAATCACTTTGATTTTTGCTAACTCATCGAATAAACCAGCAATATTTGGATATTTAATATTGTCATTTACTAGGGGCAAATTATCCAAGTTTATGGTGTATTCATGATGAAAATCAAACTCTGCTCTATCTAAAACATCTTTGAGTAATTCAAAAGCTTTCTTGCTGCTAATTTTGATTTTCAAAAATGAAATATAAAGTTTACCATTACTAACAATGGTATAATTATTAAATAAATATAAATCATTAGCTAGCAAACCAGCTACTTCTAAAATCGGGGTTTTATCCTCAGATTTTACTAACTTAACTTGACGTTTAACTAGCATATTCACTGTGGCAGTGTTGCGATTAAAGGCAAACTTATCTATGCTGACATACTCGGCATTATCTATATATTCTGTTTGTAACCAAGGCCGTTTGAGTTCACCATTTTCATCTCTGATACCGTGAACTCGTTTGATACCAGTTCGCTGATAATTTGCTTGCAGATGTTTGATATTGATAATTATATTTTTGCGGTATTCTGTCAAAATTTCGATGAGTTCTAGCAGAGAAATTTTGTGATGATTTGCCATACTGCTATCCTCCATATTCAGTGCAGAACTAATTAATAGTCTTTCTGTATTGCACCATTTATACCTTTATAGTACATATGTACCATAAAAATGTCAAGTGACTATTAACTGCTTGTGTAGTGTAGCGGCAGTATTATTGTTAAATTTAGGTAAACTAAATAACGGATCAGTCTGCCAAGCTTCCGCCGAGTCACGACGCATTGCTAGCAGCAGGCACATTGCATGAAGAAAATTTATGGCGCTTATAGTTCAGAAATACGGTGGTACATCTGTCGGTTCAGTCGAACGCATCCAAGCTGTGGCACAGCGTGTCTACAAAACTGTGCAAGCGGGAAACTCTCTGGTAGTAGTGGTTTCCGCAATGGGGAAAACCACCGATGGACTTGTTAAGTTAGCCAATGGAATTTCTCGCAATCCCTGCCGCCGGGAAATGGATATGTTGCTTTCCACTGGTGAGCAAGTCACCATTGCGTTACTCAGTATGGCGTTGCAGGAAATTGGACAACCAGCCATCTCTATGACTGGCGCTCAAGTGGGTATTGTGACTGAAGCTGAACACACCCGCGCCCGGATTTTACAGATTGAAACAGAACGTCTGATGCGTCACATTGACGACGGCAAAGTAGTTGTAGTTGCGGGTTTTCAAGGTATCTCTAGCAACGGAGAACTGGAAATTACAACTTTGGGACGTGGTGGTTCTGATACATCGGCTGTAGCTTTGGCGGCAGCATTACAGGCAAATTTTTGTGAAATTTATACAGATGTGCCAGGGATTTTAACTACAGATCCTCGTTTAGTTCCTGAAGCGCAGTTGATGGACGAAATCACCAGTGATGAAATGTTGGAACTAGCGAGTTTGGGTGCAAAAGTATTACATCCCCGTGCTGTGGAAATTGCTCGCAACTATTGTGTACCTTTAGTAGTGAGATCAAGTTGGACAGATGATCCTGGTACTTGGGTAACAACACCCCAACACCAAGAGCGATCGCTGATTAATTTAGAAATTGCCCGTCCCGTAGATACGGTAGAATTTGACACCAACCAAGCCAGGGTAGCACTATTGCGTGTACCTGATAAACCAGGGGTAGCAGCCAGATTATTTGGGGAAATTTCCCACCAAAATGTAGATGTAGATTTAATTATTCAATCCATCCATGAAGGTAACAGTAATGACATCGCTTTTACTGTCACCACACCCATATTAAAGCGAGCAGAAGCAGTAGCAGAAGCGATCGCCCCAGCCTTACGGAGTACATCCGATCCCCATACCGACGAAGCTGAGGTAATGGTAGAACAAGACATTGCTAAAGTTAGCATAGCTGGGGCAGGGATGATTGGTAGGCCTGGGGTAGCTGCCAAAATGTTTGCCACCTTAGCGGCAGCTAGGGTAAATATTCACATGATTTCTACCAGTGAAGTCAAGGTAAGTTGTGTAGTTGATGCAGCAGACTGCGATCGCGCCGTCACTGCCCTATGTACCGCCTTTGAAATCGTCGCTTCCCCGACTTCCCTAGCCTCTCCCGCCGCCCCGACAGTCTCCCATCCTGCTGTGCGCGGTGTCGCCTTGGACTTAAACCAAGTACGTTTAGCGATTCGCCAAGTCCCAGATCGTCCAGGAATGGCGGCAAAGTTGTTTGGCATACTAGCCGAACACAACATCAGCGTAGATATGATCATTCAATCTCAACGCTGCCGGGTAGTTGATGGTGTGCCGAAACGGGATATCGCCTTTACAGTACCTCGGATGGATGGGGAAACAGCCCAACAACTGCTAACTCAAGCCGCAGTAGATTTAGGTTGGGGTGATGTAGTTTTAGATAGTGCGATCGCCAAAGTCAGTATTGTCGGTGCAGGTATGGTAGGACACCCAGGTGTCGCCGCTAAAATGTTTGAGGCACTAGCCCAACACCAAATCAATATTCAAATGATTGCCACCTCAGAAATCAAAATTAGCTGCGTAGTGGCACAAGAACAAGGTGTACAAGCTTTGCAAGTCATTCACGCCGCCTTTGGGTTAGCTGGTAGCCAAAAATTTGTCGTACCAGCGTAGAAAGAGGGAGTTGGGAGTGGGGAGTTGGGAGTAGGAAATGGGCGTGGAATATGAAATTTTCTCCCCGCCTCCCCTGCCCCCCCTGCCTTCTTCAACCATTCCTCGGATGCCAATCCTCCATTGTGGCGATAATTTCTGCAATGCGACGCTCACCACACCAGATTAAATCTAGTTTTCTGAGTTTTTCTAAAATCATGGAGTTATTTTCATAGGTGAGGTTATAAGCTTCGCCTTCTCTCATTGCTGCCAACAAATCTTGAATGA carries:
- a CDS encoding DUF4212 domain-containing protein, with the protein product MNEHQRQSYWRANTALIRNLLIIWVLVSLVFSILLVQPLNGFRFFGVPFGFWMAQQGSILVFVGLIFVYAFQMDKLDRKYNIKK
- a CDS encoding DUF433 domain-containing protein; protein product: MDYQNIITIEPEKRSGKPCIRGMRITVYDILEYLASGMTETEILEDFSELTSEDIKACLAFAADRERKLFVTSL
- a CDS encoding sodium:solute symporter family protein, with the protein product MSVETWTILIVGLSFVAYIYIGWQSRVKSSKDFYVAGQDIPSIANGAATAADWMSAASFISMAGLISFLGYDGSIYLMGWTGGYVLLALLLAPYLRKFGKYTVPDFVGDRYYSNIARLVAVVAAIFVSLTYVAGQMRGVGIVFSRFLQVDINTGVIIGMVIVGFFAVLGGMKGITWTQVAQYGVLILAYLIPAVAIAWILTGNPIPQLAFTFSDVATKLNQIQVDLGFQEYTQPFVNKSMLDVLFTTIALMVGTAGLPHIIVRFYTVPSVRAARFSAGWALLFIAILYTTAPALSMFARYNLIDSLHNHTVTEVQQLDWANKWEKTGLLTFEDKNQDGRFQLTPNKDTNEIKIDRDIIVLSTPEVAKLAPWVIALVAAGGLAAALSTASGLLLVISSSVAHDIYYRIIDSSASEHKRVFVGRVMVGLSLVLAGYFGVNPPGFVSEVVAFAFGLAAASFFPVIVLGIFDKRTNSQGAIAGMLTGLIFTIVYIIGVKFGGVQPWFFGVSPEGIGTLGMLINLVVTLVVSRLTPPPPAEIQAMVEDLRSPTIEDESEILLH
- a CDS encoding ribonuclease D — translated: MPYLSDAREISAIVAEYTQATTLWIDTEVAEYKSRNPRLSLIQVLDDPHDMSGDRVYLLDVLNQPEVIAEFIEQIMVNPAIEKVFHNANFDLKFLGNKQAKNITCTWELAKKIPYYLLPLPNYQLQTLATELCNFNYIDKQEQSSDWGRRPLSEEQIEYAYLDCIYLAQIHQGLLELQLVSNPDPESEDLTVLGAQFTQIEEQWKLLNSEYEHLQERLRRAMQAQNVSETAFYKLSSYERKVVKVQFVELARLVENQGINLDFPVTLTQKLQKDLGENLEQLSVDIEQSTSWRLSPQKPGSDAQEA
- a CDS encoding aspartate kinase; protein product: MALIVQKYGGTSVGSVERIQAVAQRVYKTVQAGNSLVVVVSAMGKTTDGLVKLANGISRNPCRREMDMLLSTGEQVTIALLSMALQEIGQPAISMTGAQVGIVTEAEHTRARILQIETERLMRHIDDGKVVVVAGFQGISSNGELEITTLGRGGSDTSAVALAAALQANFCEIYTDVPGILTTDPRLVPEAQLMDEITSDEMLELASLGAKVLHPRAVEIARNYCVPLVVRSSWTDDPGTWVTTPQHQERSLINLEIARPVDTVEFDTNQARVALLRVPDKPGVAARLFGEISHQNVDVDLIIQSIHEGNSNDIAFTVTTPILKRAEAVAEAIAPALRSTSDPHTDEAEVMVEQDIAKVSIAGAGMIGRPGVAAKMFATLAAARVNIHMISTSEVKVSCVVDAADCDRAVTALCTAFEIVASPTSLASPAAPTVSHPAVRGVALDLNQVRLAIRQVPDRPGMAAKLFGILAEHNISVDMIIQSQRCRVVDGVPKRDIAFTVPRMDGETAQQLLTQAAVDLGWGDVVLDSAIAKVSIVGAGMVGHPGVAAKMFEALAQHQINIQMIATSEIKISCVVAQEQGVQALQVIHAAFGLAGSQKFVVPA
- a CDS encoding DUF5615 family PIN-like protein, translated to MKLLLDENLSDRIIPQIVDIYPNSTHVKLLALTQSDDLLIWEYAKAHDFVIVSKDSDFHQRSLVYGHPPKFIYLRVGNCSTAKIVQILRENYTTISIFGNAEQESILVLT
- a CDS encoding tetratricopeptide repeat protein, which gives rise to MKLRLLEQGRVKFNKILTIGVFTALSAITIVSCSNTKDVLVTEIGVNPPSRRASKNSQAGSAYIQGQKQHAQGNLQAAIASYNQALSQDPEYAAAYKARGLTYFDLGDKQKAIADYNEAIRLAANDAEAFNLRGNARASLGDQRGAITDYNEAIRLSPNYAEAYNNRGNALSVQGDKSGSIEDFNQAIRLNPRYAIAYNNRGNARAAQGDLQGAISDYNQAIRLNRNFGPAYNNRGNARAAQGDRQAALQDLQKAADIFQKQNNNDLYQQVMNNIQELGQ